The proteins below come from a single Crossiella sp. CA-258035 genomic window:
- a CDS encoding DUF4383 domain-containing protein: MSERVRPARFPWPQMVALSTGVIFFLLGLGGFAVTGFTDFFRHDPVIDALGFTVNPMHNLIHFVLGIVGGICASGLRATMAYGWVLIVGYGAVLVYGLFVTGDPAHDLLNLNWADNVLHLAAVGVGVLIAIGAVKVARADGWVVPRPGAPTPGQSANQG, from the coding sequence ATGAGTGAGCGAGTCCGGCCAGCCCGTTTCCCCTGGCCACAGATGGTCGCACTGAGCACCGGCGTGATCTTCTTCTTGCTGGGACTCGGCGGTTTCGCCGTCACCGGCTTCACCGACTTCTTCCGGCACGACCCGGTCATCGACGCGCTCGGCTTCACCGTGAACCCGATGCACAACCTGATCCACTTCGTGCTCGGCATCGTCGGCGGCATCTGCGCCAGCGGGCTGCGCGCCACCATGGCCTACGGCTGGGTGCTCATCGTCGGCTACGGCGCGGTCCTGGTCTACGGCCTGTTCGTCACCGGCGACCCCGCGCACGACCTGCTCAACCTGAACTGGGCGGACAACGTGCTGCACCTGGCCGCCGTCGGCGTCGGCGTGCTGATCGCCATCGGCGCGGTCAAGGTCGCCCGCGCGGACGGCTGGGTGGTGCCCCGGCCGGGCGCCCCGACCCCTGGGCAGTCCGCCAATCAGGGGTGA
- a CDS encoding anti-sigma factor has translation MNTKFQGQDCPHEELATGWALHVLDPAEVAEFEAHLPGCARCRDVVAATQEVGAELGAAVPQEDPPPHLRANLFARIDQEPQVPARSGSHSGGIAEVSPTVGERQPDDELSNRRDARKSVRPGNRRWLAVAAAVLAVVAIGGLGIRVLQLDAERDAEAARAAALTKAVQLVGDPNMRRALIGATSDGHPVAMMVAAGGRGAIVPMDLPANDQSRQTYVLWGLSSPGQPPRALGAFDVAGPEIEPRTVSWGDNAPQFTGYAVSLEDGRAAPASPTTVVGQGNLE, from the coding sequence GGCTGGGCGCTGCACGTGCTGGACCCGGCGGAGGTGGCCGAGTTCGAGGCGCACCTGCCCGGCTGCGCACGCTGCCGGGACGTGGTCGCGGCCACCCAGGAGGTCGGCGCCGAGCTCGGCGCGGCGGTGCCGCAAGAGGATCCACCACCGCACCTTCGGGCGAACCTGTTCGCCCGAATCGACCAAGAACCCCAGGTGCCCGCCCGTTCGGGGAGCCATTCCGGCGGTATCGCCGAAGTGTCGCCAACGGTCGGCGAACGGCAGCCTGATGATGAACTTTCGAACCGGCGGGATGCCCGCAAGTCTGTTCGTCCGGGCAACCGGCGGTGGCTGGCCGTGGCCGCGGCGGTGCTGGCCGTTGTCGCGATCGGCGGACTGGGCATCCGGGTCCTCCAGCTCGACGCCGAACGCGACGCCGAGGCCGCCCGCGCCGCCGCGCTGACCAAGGCGGTGCAGCTGGTCGGCGACCCGAACATGCGCCGCGCCCTCATCGGCGCCACGAGCGACGGTCACCCCGTGGCGATGATGGTCGCCGCGGGCGGTCGCGGCGCGATCGTGCCGATGGACCTGCCGGCCAACGACCAGTCCCGGCAGACCTACGTGCTGTGGGGCCTGTCCAGCCCCGGACAGCCGCCGAGAGCGCTGGGCGCCTTCGACGTGGCGGGCCCGGAAATCGAGCCCCGGACCGTAAGCTGGGGCGACAACGCGCCGCAGTTCACCGGGTACGCGGTGTCCCTGGAGGACGGGCGCGCCGCACCCGCGAGCCCGACGACCGTCGTGGGCCAAGGAAACCTGGAGTAG
- a CDS encoding putative RNA methyltransferase — protein MISEVLPMLACPHCGLELAAEGRAVRCAAGHSFDVARQGYLSLLAGDAGAGTGDTAAMVAARAEFLGAGHFRPVAEAVCAAAGEALAADGAAEGGAADGNAAGGAVVDLGAGTGYYLGQVLRGVPEAVGLALDLSKFAARRAAREHPRLGAVVCDAWRRLPVRDGVASVVLNVFAPRNGPELARILAPGGRLVVVTPEAGHLGELVAALGLLRVDEGKARRVEEKLGAYFIRVDDEVRSFELSLAHRDIATVVGMGPSAWHTDPAELAGRIGVLPEPCAVSASVRVAVYRRACR, from the coding sequence GTGATCTCAGAGGTGTTGCCGATGCTGGCCTGTCCGCACTGCGGGCTGGAGCTGGCCGCCGAGGGGCGGGCGGTGCGGTGCGCGGCGGGGCACTCCTTCGACGTGGCGCGGCAGGGGTACCTGAGCTTGCTGGCGGGGGACGCGGGGGCGGGGACCGGGGACACCGCGGCGATGGTGGCGGCGCGGGCGGAGTTCCTGGGGGCCGGGCATTTCCGGCCGGTCGCGGAGGCGGTGTGCGCGGCGGCGGGGGAGGCGCTGGCGGCCGACGGAGCGGCGGAGGGCGGGGCGGCGGACGGCAACGCGGCCGGTGGGGCTGTGGTCGACCTCGGGGCGGGGACCGGCTACTACCTCGGGCAGGTGCTCCGTGGCGTGCCCGAGGCCGTGGGGCTGGCGCTGGACCTGTCCAAGTTCGCGGCGCGGCGGGCGGCCAGGGAACACCCTCGGCTGGGGGCCGTGGTGTGTGACGCGTGGCGGCGGCTGCCGGTGCGGGACGGGGTGGCCTCGGTGGTGCTCAACGTGTTCGCGCCGCGCAACGGGCCCGAGCTGGCCCGGATCCTGGCCCCTGGCGGGCGGCTGGTGGTGGTGACGCCGGAGGCCGGGCACCTCGGTGAGCTGGTGGCGGCGCTGGGGCTGTTGCGGGTGGATGAGGGCAAGGCGCGGCGGGTGGAGGAGAAGCTCGGGGCCTACTTCATCCGGGTGGATGACGAGGTTCGCTCGTTCGAGTTGTCCTTGGCGCATCGGGACATCGCGACCGTGGTCGGGATGGGGCCGAGCGCCTGGCACACCGATCCGGCCGAACTGGCCGGGCGGATCGGTGTGCTGCCGGAGCCTTGTGCGGTCAGCGCTTCGGTGCGCGTCGCGGTTTACCGTCGGGCTTGCCGGTAG
- a CDS encoding transposase codes for MRSVSVAVVFVAVQDLACVGFSQDQDVEDHLHLRPVRWPVERTFAWIKGFRRLRVRTERRADVHQAILAFEKARETLKA; via the coding sequence ATGAGGTCGGTGTCGGTTGCAGTGGTCTTCGTAGCTGTTCAGGACCTGGCGTGCGTGGGCTTCTCCCAGGATCAGGATGTGGAAGACCACCTACACCTACGACCTGTCCGGTGGCCGGTCGAACGCACCTTCGCCTGGATCAAAGGCTTCCGACGACTCCGCGTCCGCACCGAACGACGAGCCGATGTCCACCAGGCCATCCTCGCCTTCGAGAAGGCCCGCGAAACCCTCAAGGCCTAA
- a CDS encoding rRNA adenine N(6)-methyltransferase family protein, giving the protein MQPGRPPRQRQPNHSSVHLLSSSKVISDLVVNARLGPDDLVMDLGAGTGAITAELVRTGARVLAVERDEEFVGDLERRYGEHENLRVVHADLLSVPLPHREFAVVANIPFSITTALLRRLLNTPNGSLTQADLLVEWGLAKRLTAAWPRDLENAWWAARFEIAIKHRVPATAFRPAPKVDAAHLVLQRKSGQSRHLQGVIWALLSTAYGSPNTPARAALTSFITRGRAHRMLHEIGIESQAAVGTIKLSQWLGMADELAADRSLSWPPLPKNLRTDGSRREESTNRGLRAPQGKAAAQGRSSQGKSGQGKSAHGKSDQGKFGHGKSDQGRTGQGRATGKPDGKPRRAPKR; this is encoded by the coding sequence GTGCAACCAGGTCGTCCGCCGCGTCAGCGCCAGCCCAACCACTCCAGTGTCCACCTGCTGTCCTCCTCGAAGGTGATCAGCGACCTGGTGGTGAACGCCCGGCTGGGCCCGGACGACCTGGTCATGGACCTGGGCGCGGGCACCGGTGCGATCACCGCCGAGCTGGTGCGCACCGGGGCCCGCGTGCTCGCGGTGGAGCGGGACGAGGAGTTCGTCGGCGACCTGGAGCGCCGCTACGGCGAGCACGAGAACCTGCGGGTGGTGCACGCCGACCTGCTGTCGGTGCCGCTGCCGCACCGGGAGTTCGCGGTGGTGGCCAACATCCCGTTCTCCATCACCACCGCGCTGCTGCGCCGCCTGCTGAACACCCCGAACGGCTCGCTCACCCAGGCTGACCTGCTGGTGGAGTGGGGCCTGGCCAAACGCCTGACCGCGGCCTGGCCGAGGGACCTGGAGAACGCCTGGTGGGCGGCCCGGTTCGAGATCGCCATCAAGCACCGGGTCCCGGCCACCGCGTTCCGCCCGGCCCCCAAGGTCGACGCCGCGCACCTGGTGCTGCAACGCAAGTCCGGCCAGAGCCGCCACCTGCAGGGGGTGATCTGGGCGCTGCTGAGCACCGCGTACGGGTCGCCGAACACCCCGGCGCGGGCCGCGCTGACCTCGTTCATCACCAGGGGCCGGGCGCACCGGATGCTGCACGAGATCGGCATCGAGTCGCAGGCCGCGGTGGGCACCATCAAGCTCAGCCAGTGGCTGGGCATGGCCGATGAGCTGGCCGCGGACCGCTCGCTGTCCTGGCCGCCGCTGCCGAAGAACCTGCGCACCGACGGCAGCCGCCGCGAGGAGTCCACCAACCGCGGCCTGCGCGCCCCCCAGGGCAAGGCAGCCGCCCAGGGCCGCTCCAGCCAGGGCAAGTCAGGCCAGGGCAAGTCCGCGCACGGCAAGTCCGACCAGGGGAAGTTCGGGCACGGCAAGTCGGACCAGGGCCGCACCGGCCAGGGCCGCGCTACCGGCAAGCCCGACGGTAAACCGCGACGCGCACCGAAGCGCTGA
- a CDS encoding glutamate--cysteine ligase → MSEWTFGVEEEFILVDADTGRLAAQAAAVRRGADASESDDELQEELTRFQVETASPVCTTAEELTHHLARLRGRLADSARELNLWLLATGTAVFPEPWPPPLAGKDRYHLIAERYGGLVDTLCGCHVHVAIPDAEFGIRLSNHLRPWLPLLLALSANSPFSRGQDSGHASWRHVSWARWPSAGPPPFFDSPAHYDASVSALLRAGAALDRKMVYWDIRLSEAQPTLEVRVCDVAATVEEAVLLGVLVRALAQAASHDIEAGVAAPRIPHEVLRAALWRAARDGLGGHCPDPESGSLLPVSAVLRRALRRLRPFLSANGELELVERLTEHLFTVGGGAQRQRQAMARRGEPMDVVELLARQTTVSSLLDSPS, encoded by the coding sequence ATGAGCGAGTGGACCTTCGGGGTCGAAGAAGAGTTCATCCTCGTCGACGCGGACACCGGCAGGCTGGCGGCGCAGGCCGCGGCCGTGCGCCGGGGCGCGGACGCCAGCGAGTCCGACGACGAGCTCCAGGAGGAGCTGACCCGCTTCCAGGTGGAGACCGCCTCGCCGGTCTGCACCACCGCGGAGGAGCTGACCCACCACCTGGCCCGGCTGCGCGGCAGGCTGGCCGACAGCGCCCGCGAGCTGAACCTGTGGCTGCTGGCCACCGGCACCGCGGTCTTCCCGGAGCCCTGGCCGCCGCCGCTGGCCGGCAAGGACCGCTACCACCTCATCGCCGAGCGCTACGGCGGCCTGGTGGACACCCTGTGCGGCTGCCACGTGCACGTGGCCATCCCGGACGCCGAGTTCGGCATCCGGCTGTCCAACCACCTGCGCCCCTGGCTGCCGCTGCTGCTCGCGCTGAGCGCGAACTCCCCGTTCTCCCGCGGCCAGGACAGCGGCCACGCCAGCTGGCGGCACGTCAGCTGGGCCCGCTGGCCCTCCGCTGGCCCGCCGCCGTTCTTCGACTCCCCCGCCCACTACGACGCCAGCGTGAGCGCTCTCCTGCGCGCCGGGGCGGCCCTGGACCGCAAGATGGTCTATTGGGACATCCGCCTGTCGGAGGCCCAGCCGACCCTGGAGGTCCGGGTCTGCGACGTGGCGGCCACGGTCGAGGAGGCGGTCCTGCTGGGCGTGCTGGTGCGCGCGCTGGCCCAGGCCGCCAGCCACGACATCGAGGCCGGGGTGGCCGCGCCGCGGATCCCGCACGAGGTGCTGCGCGCCGCGCTGTGGCGGGCCGCGCGGGACGGCCTCGGCGGCCACTGCCCCGATCCGGAGTCCGGCTCGCTGCTGCCGGTCAGCGCGGTGCTGCGACGTGCTCTGCGGCGGCTGCGGCCGTTCCTGAGCGCCAACGGCGAGCTGGAGCTGGTCGAGCGGCTGACCGAGCACCTGTTCACCGTGGGCGGCGGCGCGCAGCGGCAGCGGCAGGCGATGGCCCGCCGCGGCGAGCCGATGGATGTGGTCGAACTGCTCGCCAGGCAGACCACGGTTTCGTCATTACTGGACTCGCCCAGCTAG
- a CDS encoding DUF3592 domain-containing protein, with amino-acid sequence MVGAIVIGGFAWATYQVWSNDQALAERGQRAMATVVDTDKRDEVEFRTQDGRQVRALIGQRLSGTAVAVGEEIEIVYDPADPTSDVDDARATGDRSFAYLMSAITILAAAVIPAVTWHLARMSRTKVR; translated from the coding sequence TTGGTCGGCGCGATCGTGATCGGGGGCTTCGCTTGGGCGACCTATCAGGTGTGGAGCAACGACCAAGCGTTGGCCGAGCGTGGCCAGCGGGCGATGGCCACGGTGGTGGACACGGACAAGCGCGACGAAGTGGAGTTCCGCACCCAGGACGGCAGGCAGGTGCGGGCGTTGATCGGGCAGCGGCTGTCCGGTACCGCGGTCGCGGTGGGGGAGGAGATCGAGATCGTCTACGACCCCGCCGACCCGACGTCGGATGTCGACGACGCGCGAGCGACCGGCGACCGGTCCTTCGCCTACCTGATGTCGGCCATCACGATCCTCGCCGCAGCGGTCATTCCCGCGGTGACCTGGCATCTCGCCCGGATGTCGAGGACAAAGGTCCGATAA
- a CDS encoding uridine kinase, whose product MRVRPVSFDVLVTEVADRIAALPRQLWARVAVDGAAAAEPGLLADALAEPLRVRGRPVLRVSAGDFLRPASLRLEHGRRDPDSFYLNWLDAGALRREVLDPLAPQGSGLVLPSLWNPVTDRATRAERVPLPPGGVLLLDGTLLMGQGLPLDLTVHLRLSEAALARRTAPELHWTLPAYKRYMDEVDPDNLADLVVRADDPRHPALVES is encoded by the coding sequence ATGCGGGTGCGACCGGTGTCCTTCGACGTCCTGGTGACCGAGGTCGCCGACCGGATCGCCGCCCTGCCCAGGCAACTGTGGGCCAGGGTCGCCGTCGACGGGGCGGCCGCGGCCGAGCCGGGCCTGCTGGCCGACGCGCTGGCCGAGCCGCTGCGGGTGCGCGGCCGGCCGGTGCTGCGGGTCTCCGCGGGGGACTTCCTGCGCCCGGCCTCGCTGCGGCTGGAACACGGCAGGCGGGACCCGGACTCCTTCTACCTCAACTGGCTGGACGCGGGCGCACTGCGCCGGGAGGTGCTGGACCCGTTGGCGCCACAGGGATCCGGCCTGGTGCTGCCCAGCCTGTGGAACCCGGTGACGGACCGGGCGACCAGGGCCGAGCGGGTGCCGCTGCCGCCGGGCGGGGTGCTGCTGCTGGACGGCACACTGCTGATGGGACAAGGACTTCCGCTGGACTTGACCGTCCACTTGCGACTGTCCGAGGCGGCGCTGGCCCGGCGCACGGCTCCGGAGCTGCACTGGACGCTGCCCGCGTACAAGCGGTACATGGACGAGGTCGACCCGGACAACCTGGCCGATCTGGTTGTCCGGGCCGACGATCCTCGACATCCCGCCCTGGTGGAGAGCTAA
- a CDS encoding endonuclease/exonuclease/phosphatase family protein, protein MSRRAHRAKPLLAKLFCTALAVLGLTQATPALAGGAPVIGPARGDTLHVMSFNLRYAATTQPNSWPVRRPVLAELLRREQPTVLGTQEGLYGQLKDIEADLPAHYDWIGLGRAGGSQDEFMAVYYDTRRLTPLAFDHYWLSDTPNVIGSKSWGNRVIRMVTWVRFADRRTGAEFVTVNTHFDHESENSRQRSAELVRDRINALSPGLPVILTGDFNTAAGNTPAYDILRTGATLTDTWPAATERRTPLHATFHGYRPLVPNGDRIDWILTRGATSIRAAAINTYARDGQFPSDHLPVQALLTLPKG, encoded by the coding sequence ATGTCCCGCCGAGCCCACCGCGCGAAACCGTTGCTGGCAAAGCTGTTCTGCACCGCTCTGGCCGTCCTCGGCCTGACCCAGGCCACCCCCGCGCTGGCCGGAGGGGCCCCGGTGATCGGCCCTGCCCGCGGCGACACCCTGCACGTGATGTCGTTCAACCTCCGCTACGCCGCGACCACCCAGCCGAACTCCTGGCCGGTCCGCCGCCCGGTGCTGGCCGAGCTGCTGCGCCGCGAACAGCCCACCGTGCTCGGCACCCAGGAAGGTCTCTACGGCCAGCTGAAGGACATCGAAGCGGACCTGCCCGCGCACTACGACTGGATCGGCCTCGGTCGCGCGGGCGGCAGCCAGGACGAGTTCATGGCGGTCTACTACGACACCCGCAGGCTGACCCCGCTGGCCTTCGACCACTACTGGCTCTCCGACACCCCGAACGTGATCGGCTCGAAGTCCTGGGGCAACCGGGTCATCCGCATGGTCACCTGGGTCCGCTTCGCCGACCGCCGCACCGGCGCCGAGTTCGTCACCGTCAACACCCACTTCGACCACGAATCGGAGAACTCCCGCCAGCGCAGCGCCGAACTGGTCCGCGACCGGATCAACGCCCTGTCCCCCGGCCTCCCAGTCATCCTCACCGGCGACTTCAACACCGCCGCGGGCAACACCCCGGCCTACGACATCCTCCGCACCGGCGCCACCCTCACCGACACCTGGCCCGCCGCCACCGAACGCCGCACCCCCCTGCACGCCACCTTCCACGGCTACCGCCCCCTGGTGCCGAACGGCGACCGCATCGACTGGATCCTCACCAGGGGCGCGACGAGCATCCGGGCCGCGGCCATCAACACCTACGCCCGCGACGGCCAGTTCCCCTCCGACCACCTGCCGGTCCAGGCCCTGCTCACCCTGCCCAAGGGCTAG
- a CDS encoding TIGR02611 family protein, translated as MLDRLAERWGFAAKIRNSPTLRLVFRIAVGVVGGLVLALGIVLIPYPGPGWLVVFAGLAILATEFSWAGKTLAYAKSKYDAWTRWLRRQHWAVRWGVLALTGLVVLTTLWLLNVFGMIAGWFDLDLPWARTPFSR; from the coding sequence GTGCTGGACCGCCTCGCCGAGCGCTGGGGCTTCGCCGCCAAGATCCGCAACAGCCCCACCCTCCGCCTCGTCTTCCGGATCGCGGTCGGCGTGGTCGGCGGCCTGGTGCTGGCCCTGGGCATCGTGCTCATCCCGTACCCGGGCCCCGGCTGGCTGGTCGTCTTCGCCGGCCTGGCCATCCTGGCCACCGAGTTCTCCTGGGCCGGCAAGACCCTCGCCTACGCCAAGTCCAAGTACGACGCCTGGACCCGCTGGCTGCGCCGCCAGCACTGGGCGGTCCGCTGGGGCGTGCTCGCCCTCACCGGCCTCGTGGTGCTGACGACACTGTGGCTGCTCAACGTCTTCGGCATGATCGCCGGGTGGTTTGACCTGGACCTTCCGTGGGCTAGGACCCCGTTTTCGCGGTAG